A genome region from Pseudomonas sp. N3-W includes the following:
- a CDS encoding LysR family transcriptional regulator ArgP, which produces MFDYKLLSALAAVVEQAGFDRAAQVLGLSQSAISQRIKLLEARVGQPVLVRVTPPAPTEIGRRLLNHVQQVRLLERDLQTLVPALDEEGLPERLRIALNADSLATWWAQAVGEFCAEQHLLLDLVVEDQTVGLKRMRAGEVAACLCASERPVAGARSVLLGAMRYRALASPAFIARHFATGVRAEQLAKTPALVFGPDDFLQHRYLASLGVEGGFEHHLCPSSEGFIRLTEAGLGWGLVPQLQVREQLERGELVELLPDKPIDVPLYWHHWRNGGQLLNLLTEQLVRSSKQWLVPLN; this is translated from the coding sequence ATGTTCGACTACAAATTACTTTCCGCGTTGGCCGCTGTCGTCGAGCAAGCCGGTTTTGATCGCGCCGCGCAGGTCTTGGGTTTGTCGCAATCGGCGATTTCCCAGCGCATCAAACTGCTGGAGGCTCGGGTCGGCCAGCCGGTACTGGTGCGGGTGACGCCACCCGCGCCCACCGAGATTGGCCGGCGCTTGCTCAACCATGTGCAGCAGGTGCGTTTGCTGGAGCGCGATCTGCAAACCCTGGTGCCGGCGCTGGACGAAGAAGGCCTGCCGGAACGCCTGCGAATCGCCCTCAATGCCGACAGCCTGGCCACTTGGTGGGCGCAAGCGGTGGGTGAGTTCTGCGCCGAGCAACATCTGTTGCTGGATCTGGTGGTGGAGGACCAGACCGTCGGCCTCAAACGCATGCGTGCCGGTGAAGTGGCGGCGTGCCTGTGTGCCAGCGAACGTCCGGTGGCCGGGGCCCGCAGCGTGTTGCTCGGCGCCATGCGCTACCGAGCGCTGGCGAGCCCTGCGTTCATCGCCCGGCACTTTGCGACTGGCGTGCGGGCCGAGCAATTGGCGAAAACCCCGGCGCTGGTATTCGGACCGGACGATTTCCTGCAGCACCGCTACCTCGCGTCCCTGGGCGTGGAGGGCGGTTTCGAGCACCATTTATGCCCATCTTCCGAAGGCTTTATCCGTTTGACGGAAGCGGGGCTAGGCTGGGGGTTGGTGCCGCAATTACAGGTGCGAGAACAACTGGAGCGCGGTGAATTGGTGGAGTTGTTGCCAGATAAGCCCATCGACGTGCCGCTGTACTGGCATCATTGGCGTAACGGCGGTCAGTTGTTGAACCTGTTGACCGAGCAATTGGTGCGTTCATCGAAGCAATGGCTGGTGCCGTTGAACTGA
- a CDS encoding ACT domain-containing protein codes for MAGETSLATLLRSMSPQLNAGEYVFCTLRDGSLPAGLEIIGSFREQEGLTVILERSRAEQAGFSFDYVAAWITLNVHSALEAVGLTAAFATALGQAAISCNVIAGYYHDHLFVGQADAERAMQVLRDLAANAE; via the coding sequence ATGGCTGGCGAAACATCTTTGGCAACCCTGCTGCGCAGCATGAGCCCACAGCTCAACGCGGGCGAATACGTGTTCTGCACCCTGCGCGACGGCTCGCTGCCGGCGGGACTGGAGATCATCGGCAGCTTTCGTGAACAGGAAGGTCTGACAGTAATCCTCGAACGTTCCCGCGCCGAACAAGCCGGTTTCAGCTTCGACTACGTCGCTGCCTGGATCACCCTGAACGTGCACTCGGCCCTCGAAGCCGTCGGCCTGACCGCCGCGTTCGCCACGGCCTTGGGCCAGGCGGCAATCAGTTGCAACGTGATTGCCGGCTATTACCACGACCATTTGTTCGTCGGTCAGGCCGATGCCGAACGCGCCATGCAGGTGCTGCGCGATCTGGCAGCCAACGCGGAGTAA
- a CDS encoding LysE/ArgO family amino acid transporter translates to MWQSYVNGLLVAAGLIMAIGTQNAFVLAQSLRREHHLPVAALCVVCDALLVAAGVFGLATVLAHNPTLLAVARWGGAVFLIWYGSQALRRACSKQSLNQGENQTVRSLRAVLLSALAVTLLNPHVYLDTVLLIGSLGAQQTEPGAYVVGAASASLLWFFTLALGAAWLAPWLARPSTWRILDLLVAVMMFTVAFQLITAA, encoded by the coding sequence ATGTGGCAAAGTTATGTAAACGGCCTGTTGGTCGCTGCGGGGCTGATCATGGCGATCGGCACGCAGAATGCCTTTGTGTTGGCCCAGAGCCTGCGTCGCGAACATCACCTGCCGGTGGCGGCGCTGTGTGTCGTCTGCGATGCATTACTGGTGGCCGCTGGTGTGTTCGGCCTGGCGACGGTGCTGGCGCATAACCCGACGCTGCTGGCGGTTGCGCGTTGGGGCGGCGCGGTATTTCTGATCTGGTATGGCAGCCAGGCATTGCGCCGGGCCTGTTCGAAACAGAGTTTGAATCAGGGCGAAAACCAGACCGTGCGCTCGCTGCGGGCCGTGTTGCTCAGCGCCTTGGCGGTGACCTTGCTCAACCCGCACGTTTATCTGGATACGGTGCTGCTGATCGGCTCCCTCGGTGCGCAACAAACCGAGCCCGGCGCCTATGTAGTCGGTGCGGCCAGTGCGTCGCTGTTGTGGTTTTTCACCCTGGCGCTGGGCGCCGCATGGCTGGCGCCGTGGCTGGCACGGCCGAGTACCTGGCGGATTCTCGACCTGCTGGTCGCCGTGATGATGTTCACTGTGGCGTTCCAGTTGATCACCGCAGCCTGA
- a CDS encoding superoxide dismutase: MAFELPPLPYAHDALQPHISKETLEYHHDKHHNTYVVNLNNLVPGTEFEGKTLEEIVKSSSGGIFNNAAQVWNHTFYWNCLAPNAGGQPTGALADAINAAFGSFDKFKEEFSKTSIGTFGSGWGWLVKKADGSLALASTIGAGNPLTSGDTPLLTCDVWEHAYYIDYRNVRPKYVEAFWNLVNWKFVAEQFEGKTFTA, translated from the coding sequence ATGGCTTTCGAATTGCCGCCGCTGCCCTACGCACACGATGCCCTGCAGCCGCACATTTCCAAGGAAACCCTGGAATACCACCACGACAAGCACCACAACACCTATGTCGTGAACCTGAACAACCTGGTGCCAGGCACCGAGTTCGAAGGCAAGACCCTGGAAGAAATCGTCAAGTCCTCTTCGGGCGGTATCTTCAACAACGCCGCTCAGGTCTGGAACCACACTTTCTACTGGAACTGCCTGGCGCCAAACGCTGGTGGTCAACCTACCGGCGCACTGGCTGATGCCATCAACGCGGCCTTCGGTTCGTTCGACAAGTTCAAGGAAGAGTTCAGCAAGACGTCCATCGGCACCTTCGGTTCCGGTTGGGGCTGGCTGGTGAAAAAGGCTGACGGTTCCCTGGCCCTGGCCAGCACCATCGGCGCCGGCAACCCGCTGACCAGCGGCGATACCCCGCTGCTGACCTGCGACGTCTGGGAACACGCTTACTACATCGACTACCGCAACGTTCGTCCTAAATATGTCGAAGCGTTCTGGAACCTGGTCAACTGGAAGTTCGTGGCTGAGCAGTTCGAAGGCAAAACCTTCACCGCTTAA
- a CDS encoding bifunctional diguanylate cyclase/phosphodiesterase, whose translation MKLELKNSLSVKLLRVVLLSALIVGVVLSCAQIVFDAYKTRQAVAGDAQRILDMFRDPSTQAVYSLDREMGMQVIEGLFQDDAVRQASIGHPNEAMLAQKSRELQHSNSRWLTDLILGQERTFTTQLVGRGPYSEYYGDLSITLDTATYGQSFIVSSVIIFISGVLRALAMGLVLYLVYHWLLTKPLSRIIEHLTEINPDRPSEHKIPQIKGHEKNELGIWINTANQLLESIERNTHLRHEAENSLLRMAQYDFLTGLPNRQQLQQQLDKILVDAGKLQRRVAVLVVGLDDFKGINEQFSYQTGDQLLLALADRLRGHSGRLGALARLGGDQFALVQADIEQPYEAAELAQSILDDLEAAFALDHQEIRLRATIGITLFPEDGDSTEKLLQKAEQTMTLAKTRSRNRYQFYIASVDSEMRRRRELEKDLRDALLRDQFYLVYQPQISYRDHRVVGVEALIRWQHPEHGLVPPDLFIPLAEQNGTIIAIGEWVLDQACKQLREWHDQGFVDLRMAVNLSTVQLHHAELPRVVNNLLQIYRLPPRSLELEVTETGLMEDISTAAQHLLSLRRSGALIAIDDFGTGYSSLSYLKSLPLDKIKIDKSFVQDLLDDDDDATIVRAIIQLGKSLGMQVIAEGVETAEQEAYIISEGCHEGQGYHYSKPLPARELSAYLKQAQRSNAAIL comes from the coding sequence TTGAAGCTGGAACTCAAGAACAGCTTGTCGGTGAAGTTGCTCCGGGTCGTGCTCCTGTCGGCATTGATCGTCGGCGTGGTCTTGAGCTGCGCGCAGATCGTTTTCGATGCCTATAAAACCCGCCAGGCCGTGGCTGGCGACGCCCAGCGCATTCTCGACATGTTCCGCGACCCCTCGACCCAGGCCGTCTATAGCCTCGATCGTGAGATGGGCATGCAGGTAATCGAGGGCCTGTTCCAGGACGATGCCGTGCGTCAGGCCTCCATCGGCCATCCCAATGAAGCCATGCTCGCGCAAAAATCCCGCGAGCTGCAGCACTCCAACAGTCGCTGGCTGACCGACCTGATTCTCGGCCAGGAACGCACTTTCACCACCCAACTGGTGGGTCGCGGGCCCTACAGCGAGTACTACGGTGACCTGAGCATCACCCTCGACACCGCCACCTATGGTCAGAGTTTCATCGTCAGTTCGGTGATTATCTTCATTTCCGGGGTGCTGCGTGCACTGGCCATGGGGCTGGTGCTGTATCTGGTCTACCACTGGCTGCTGACCAAGCCGCTGTCGCGAATTATTGAACACCTCACCGAAATCAATCCCGACCGTCCCAGCGAACACAAGATCCCGCAGATCAAGGGCCACGAGAAAAACGAGCTGGGGATCTGGATCAACACCGCCAACCAGCTGCTTGAATCCATCGAGCGCAACACTCATCTGCGCCACGAAGCGGAAAACAGCCTGCTGCGCATGGCCCAGTACGACTTCCTCACCGGTTTGCCCAATCGCCAGCAATTGCAGCAACAACTGGACAAGATCCTGGTGGACGCCGGCAAGTTGCAGCGCCGGGTCGCGGTGCTGGTGGTCGGCCTGGACGACTTCAAAGGCATCAACGAACAATTCAGCTACCAGACCGGCGACCAGTTGCTGCTGGCCCTCGCTGATCGGCTGCGTGGCCACAGCGGCCGCCTGGGCGCCCTCGCCCGTCTGGGCGGCGATCAGTTCGCGCTGGTTCAGGCAGACATCGAACAACCCTATGAAGCCGCGGAGTTGGCGCAAAGCATTCTCGATGACCTGGAAGCGGCGTTTGCCCTCGATCATCAGGAGATCCGCCTGCGCGCCACCATCGGTATCACCCTGTTCCCCGAGGACGGTGACAGCACTGAAAAACTGCTGCAAAAAGCCGAGCAGACCATGACCCTGGCCAAAACCCGCTCGCGCAACCGCTATCAGTTCTATATCGCCAGCGTCGACAGTGAAATGCGCCGTCGCCGAGAGCTGGAAAAAGACCTGCGTGACGCGCTACTCCGTGACCAGTTCTACCTCGTCTACCAGCCACAGATCAGCTATCGCGATCATCGGGTAGTGGGTGTCGAGGCGTTGATTCGCTGGCAGCACCCCGAACACGGGCTGGTGCCGCCAGACCTGTTCATCCCGCTGGCCGAACAGAACGGCACCATTATCGCCATCGGTGAATGGGTGCTGGATCAGGCTTGCAAGCAGCTGCGTGAATGGCACGATCAGGGGTTCGTGGATCTGCGCATGGCGGTCAATCTGTCCACGGTGCAGTTGCACCACGCCGAGTTGCCGCGAGTCGTTAACAACCTGTTGCAAATCTATCGCCTGCCACCGCGCAGCCTGGAGCTGGAAGTCACCGAAACCGGCCTGATGGAAGACATCAGTACCGCCGCCCAGCACCTGCTGAGCCTGCGTCGCTCCGGCGCCCTGATTGCCATCGACGACTTCGGCACTGGCTATTCGTCCCTGAGCTATCTGAAAAGCCTGCCGCTGGACAAGATCAAGATCGACAAGAGCTTCGTGCAGGACCTGCTCGATGACGACGATGACGCGACCATCGTGCGGGCGATCATCCAGTTGGGTAAAAGCCTGGGTATGCAGGTGATTGCCGAGGGCGTGGAAACCGCCGAGCAAGAGGCCTACATCATCTCCGAGGGCTGCCACGAAGGTCAGGGTTATCACTACAGCAAACCGTTACCGGCACGAGAGTTGAGTGCCTACCTGAAACAGGCCCAGCGCAGTAATGCGGCTATTTTGTAA
- a CDS encoding imelysin family protein — MIRMPLATASLLAIAISLAGCGEGKDKAGAPQTPTPAASTAAQAPATAGKVDEAAAKAVVAHYADMVFAVYSDAESTAKTLQTAVDAFLAKPDAATLKAAREAWIAARVPYLQSEVFRFGNTIIDDWEGQVNAWPLDEGLIDYVDKSYEHALGNPGANANIIANTEIQVGEDKVDVKDITPEKLASLNELGGSEANVATGYHAIEFLLWGQDLNGTGPGAGNRPASDYLEGAGATGGHNDRRRAYLKAVTQLLVSDLEEMVGNWKPNVADNYRATLEAEPGETGLRKMLFGMGSLSLGELAGERMKVSLEANSPEDEQDCFSDNTHNSHFYDAKGIRNVYLGEYTRVDGTKMTGASLSSLVAKVDPAADAALKADLAATEAKIQVMVDHANKGEHYDQLIAAGNTAGNQIVRDAIASLVKQTGSIEQAAGKLGISDLNPDNADHEF, encoded by the coding sequence ATGATTCGTATGCCTCTGGCTACCGCCAGTCTGTTGGCCATCGCTATTTCCCTCGCCGGTTGCGGCGAAGGCAAAGACAAGGCTGGCGCGCCGCAAACGCCGACCCCGGCTGCCAGCACCGCCGCTCAAGCGCCAGCCACTGCCGGTAAAGTCGACGAAGCGGCCGCCAAAGCCGTGGTCGCGCACTACGCCGACATGGTTTTCGCCGTCTACAGCGATGCCGAATCCACCGCGAAAACCCTGCAAACCGCTGTCGACGCATTCCTCGCCAAGCCTGATGCCGCGACCCTGAAAGCCGCTCGCGAAGCCTGGATCGCGGCGCGCGTTCCGTACCTGCAAAGTGAAGTGTTCCGCTTCGGCAACACGATCATCGACGACTGGGAAGGTCAGGTAAACGCCTGGCCACTGGACGAAGGCCTGATCGACTACGTCGACAAATCCTATGAGCACGCACTGGGTAACCCGGGGGCCAACGCCAACATCATCGCCAACACTGAAATTCAGGTGGGTGAAGACAAGGTCGATGTCAAAGACATCACCCCGGAAAAACTCGCCAGCCTGAACGAGCTGGGCGGTTCCGAAGCCAACGTTGCCACTGGCTACCACGCCATCGAATTCCTGCTCTGGGGCCAGGACTTGAATGGCACCGGCCCTGGCGCCGGCAACCGTCCGGCGTCGGACTACCTGGAAGGCGCAGGCGCCACCGGCGGTCACAATGACCGTCGTCGCGCTTACCTCAAAGCCGTGACCCAACTGCTGGTCAGCGACCTGGAGGAAATGGTCGGTAACTGGAAGCCGAACGTGGCTGACAACTACCGCGCCACCCTGGAAGCCGAGCCGGGTGAAACCGGTCTGCGCAAAATGCTGTTCGGCATGGGCAGCCTGTCCCTGGGCGAACTGGCGGGCGAGCGTATGAAAGTTTCCCTGGAAGCCAACTCCCCGGAAGACGAGCAGGACTGCTTCAGCGACAACACCCACAACTCGCACTTCTACGATGCCAAAGGCATTCGTAACGTGTACCTGGGCGAATACACCCGCGTTGATGGCACCAAAATGACCGGCGCCAGCCTGTCGTCGCTGGTGGCCAAGGTCGACCCGGCCGCCGACGCCGCGCTGAAAGCGGACCTGGCCGCTACCGAAGCCAAGATCCAGGTCATGGTCGATCACGCCAACAAGGGTGAGCATTACGACCAGTTGATCGCTGCGGGCAACACCGCTGGCAACCAGATCGTGCGTGATGCTATCGCGTCGCTGGTCAAGCAGACCGGCTCGATCGAACAGGCCGCCGGCAAACTGGGCATCAGCGACCTGAACCCGGACAACGCTGATCACGAGTTCTGA
- a CDS encoding di-heme oxidoredictase family protein, whose protein sequence is MPSLSLRWCTLFMALSLSACDDAPRFTKAEPGEARSGGSATVRKTDQNSFSLPSANLAPTRRLDFSVGNSFFRSPWVIAPSTTTARDGLGPLFNTNACQNCHIKDGRGHPPAPGADNAVSMLVRLSIPDTPAFAKLIEQVGVVPEPVYGGQLQDMSIPGVAPEGKVRVEYTPVPVRFKDGTEVQLRKPALQITQLGYGPMHPDTRFSARVAPPMIGLGLLEAIPEEAILANAETQAREKNGINGRPNRVWDDAQHKTVIGRFGWKAGQPNLNQQNVHAFSGDMGLTTSLRPFDDCTDAQTACKQAPNGNGPDGEPEVSDNILRLVLFYSRNLAVPARRDVSAPEVLAGKTLFFQAGCQSCHTPKYTTATNAAEPELANQVIRPYSDLLLHDMGEGLADHRTEFQASGRDWRTPPLWGIGLTQSVSGHTQFLHDGRARNLLEAVLWHGGEASAAQQQVLSFNAGQRTALLAFLNSL, encoded by the coding sequence ATGCCGTCGTTGTCTCTTCGCTGGTGCACCTTGTTCATGGCTTTGAGCCTGAGTGCCTGCGATGACGCCCCGCGTTTTACCAAGGCCGAGCCCGGTGAAGCCCGCTCTGGTGGCAGTGCGACGGTGCGCAAGACTGATCAGAACTCATTCTCCCTGCCGTCCGCCAACCTGGCGCCGACCCGGCGGCTGGACTTCAGCGTCGGCAACAGTTTTTTTCGCAGCCCCTGGGTGATCGCGCCCTCGACCACCACCGCCCGTGACGGTCTCGGTCCGCTGTTCAACACCAACGCCTGCCAGAATTGCCACATCAAGGACGGCCGTGGTCATCCGCCCGCGCCGGGCGCCGATAACGCGGTGTCGATGCTGGTCCGCCTGTCGATTCCGGATACACCCGCCTTCGCCAAACTCATCGAGCAAGTCGGCGTAGTCCCGGAGCCGGTCTACGGTGGTCAGCTCCAGGACATGTCGATCCCCGGCGTCGCGCCCGAAGGCAAGGTGCGGGTCGAGTACACCCCTGTGCCCGTGCGTTTCAAGGACGGCACCGAAGTCCAATTGCGCAAGCCGGCCTTGCAGATCACCCAGCTCGGCTATGGCCCCATGCACCCGGATACCCGCTTCTCGGCACGGGTCGCGCCGCCGATGATTGGCCTGGGGCTGCTCGAAGCCATTCCTGAAGAGGCGATTCTGGCCAATGCCGAAACGCAGGCCCGTGAAAAAAACGGCATCAACGGGCGCCCGAATCGGGTCTGGGATGACGCACAGCACAAGACGGTCATCGGACGATTTGGCTGGAAAGCCGGGCAGCCGAATCTCAATCAACAAAATGTTCACGCGTTTTCTGGTGATATGGGCCTGACCACAAGCCTGAGACCGTTCGATGACTGCACCGACGCGCAAACTGCCTGCAAACAGGCGCCCAACGGCAATGGCCCGGATGGCGAGCCGGAAGTCAGCGACAACATTCTGCGGCTGGTGCTGTTCTACAGCCGCAACCTTGCGGTGCCAGCACGACGTGACGTCAGTGCCCCCGAAGTACTGGCGGGCAAGACTCTGTTTTTCCAGGCCGGCTGTCAGTCCTGTCACACCCCGAAATACACCACGGCGACCAACGCCGCAGAACCTGAGCTGGCCAATCAAGTGATTCGCCCCTACAGCGACCTGCTGCTGCATGACATGGGGGAAGGCCTGGCCGACCATCGGACCGAGTTCCAGGCCAGCGGCCGCGACTGGCGTACCCCGCCGTTGTGGGGCATCGGCCTGACACAGTCGGTCAGCGGTCACACCCAGTTTCTGCATGACGGCCGTGCGCGCAACCTGCTCGAAGCCGTGCTCTGGCATGGCGGTGAAGCGAGCGCCGCGCAGCAACAGGTTTTGTCTTTCAATGCCGGGCAGCGCACTGCGTTGCTGGCGTTTTTGAATTCTCTTTAA
- a CDS encoding imelysin family protein → MFRPKLLFTSLAALALGACSPQDPQAVTSAAIAKQVILPTYSRWVEADRQLAVSALAFCEGKENLETARADFLHAQKAWAELQPLLIGPLAEGNRSWQVQFWPDKKNLVGRQVEQLVIAQPQIDAAALAKSSVVVQGLSAYEYILFDSKIDMADATQKAKYCPLLTAIGERQKQLAEEILSRWNTNDGMLAQMSKFPNQRYADSHEAIADLLRVQVTALDTLKKKLGTPMGRQTKGIPQPFQADAWRSQSSLQGLEASLAAARTVWVGVDNKGLRGLLPAEQKPLAEKIDAAYAASLKLFASNQRSLTEMLGDDAGRQQLNDIYDSLNVVHRLHEGELAKALGIQLGFNANDGD, encoded by the coding sequence ATGTTCCGCCCCAAATTGTTGTTCACCAGCCTTGCCGCCCTCGCCCTGGGCGCGTGTTCTCCCCAGGACCCGCAAGCCGTCACTTCGGCAGCCATCGCCAAGCAAGTGATCCTGCCGACCTACAGCCGCTGGGTCGAAGCCGACCGGCAACTGGCGGTCAGCGCCCTGGCCTTCTGTGAAGGCAAGGAAAACCTTGAAACCGCCCGCGCCGACTTCCTGCACGCGCAGAAAGCCTGGGCCGAGTTGCAGCCATTGCTGATCGGTCCATTGGCCGAGGGCAACCGTTCCTGGCAGGTGCAGTTCTGGCCGGACAAGAAAAATCTCGTTGGCCGCCAGGTCGAACAACTGGTCATCGCGCAGCCGCAAATCGATGCCGCCGCGCTGGCCAAATCGAGCGTCGTGGTGCAAGGCCTGTCGGCCTATGAGTACATCCTGTTCGACAGCAAGATCGACATGGCTGACGCCACCCAGAAAGCCAAGTACTGCCCGCTGCTGACCGCCATCGGCGAGCGTCAGAAGCAACTGGCCGAAGAGATCCTGTCGCGCTGGAACACCAACGACGGCATGCTCGCGCAGATGAGTAAATTCCCGAACCAGCGCTACGCAGACTCTCACGAAGCGATCGCCGATCTGCTGCGGGTTCAAGTCACCGCGCTGGACACCTTGAAGAAAAAACTCGGTACGCCGATGGGCCGTCAGACCAAGGGCATTCCACAGCCATTCCAGGCCGATGCGTGGCGCAGCCAGTCGTCGTTGCAAGGTCTGGAAGCCAGCCTGGCGGCCGCGAGAACTGTCTGGGTCGGCGTCGACAACAAAGGCCTGCGCGGCCTGTTACCCGCTGAGCAAAAGCCGTTGGCCGAGAAGATCGATGCCGCTTACGCAGCCTCGCTGAAACTGTTTGCCAGCAACCAGCGTTCGCTGACTGAAATGCTTGGCGACGACGCCGGCCGCCAACAACTCAACGATATCTATGACAGCCTCAACGTCGTCCATCGCCTGCACGAAGGCGAGCTGGCCAAGGCCCTGGGCATTCAACTGGGCTTCAACGCCAACGACGGTGACTGA
- a CDS encoding DUF1513 domain-containing protein: MLRRQALTLGSLLLGAVTLGGWTLFKQKDKSPLLLSARDDTDGKHYAVGYRLDGTRVFATQVGQRCHDIINHPTLPIALFVARRPGTESYLIDLRDGTLLQTVVSQPNRHFYGHAVIHKDGDWLYATENDTSDPGRGLLGVYRFDGERLVHSGEISTHGVGPHQVSWMPDGETLVVANGGIRTEAESRVEMNLHAMEPSLVLMQRDGTLLSKETLAQQMNSVRHLGIASDGTIVAGQQFMGDAHESSELLAIKRPGQPFVAFPVPEHQLQAMGHYTASVAVHSELRLVALTAPRGNRFFIWDLDSGEVRLDVPLPDCAGVGAVADGFVVTSGQGRCRFYDCRQVEPVVKPLELPAGLWDNHLHLI, from the coding sequence ATGCTCAGGCGTCAGGCTCTGACATTAGGTAGTTTGCTGCTGGGCGCGGTGACGCTGGGCGGCTGGACGCTGTTCAAGCAAAAGGACAAGAGCCCGCTGTTGCTCTCGGCGCGGGACGACACCGACGGCAAGCACTATGCCGTCGGTTATCGGCTGGACGGCACCCGGGTGTTTGCCACCCAGGTCGGCCAGCGCTGCCACGACATCATCAATCATCCGACGCTGCCAATCGCCTTGTTCGTGGCTCGTCGTCCCGGCACTGAAAGTTACCTGATCGACTTGCGCGACGGCACGCTGCTGCAAACCGTGGTCTCGCAGCCGAACCGGCACTTCTACGGCCACGCGGTGATTCACAAGGACGGCGACTGGTTGTACGCCACCGAGAACGACACATCCGATCCGGGCCGTGGCCTGCTCGGCGTGTACCGGTTCGACGGTGAGCGGCTGGTGCACAGCGGCGAGATTTCGACTCACGGTGTCGGCCCGCATCAGGTGTCGTGGATGCCCGACGGTGAAACGCTGGTGGTGGCCAACGGCGGCATTCGCACCGAGGCTGAAAGCCGGGTCGAGATGAACCTCCATGCCATGGAGCCGAGCCTGGTACTGATGCAGCGCGATGGCACTCTATTGAGCAAGGAAACGCTCGCTCAGCAGATGAACAGCGTGCGGCACCTGGGGATCGCCAGCGACGGCACCATCGTTGCTGGCCAGCAGTTCATGGGGGACGCGCACGAATCGTCGGAACTGCTGGCGATCAAGCGTCCGGGCCAGCCGTTCGTGGCGTTCCCGGTGCCGGAACACCAATTGCAGGCCATGGGGCATTACACCGCCAGCGTGGCGGTGCACAGTGAACTGCGGCTGGTGGCGCTGACAGCGCCACGGGGCAACCGCTTTTTCATCTGGGACCTGGACAGTGGTGAAGTGCGCCTGGACGTGCCACTGCCCGATTGCGCCGGCGTGGGCGCGGTGGCAGACGGGTTTGTCGTGACCTCGGGTCAGGGGCGCTGCCGGTTTTACGATTGTCGCCAGGTTGAACCGGTGGTGAAACCGCTGGAATTGCCGGCAGGGCTTTGGGATAACCACCTGCATCTGATCTGA
- a CDS encoding lipopolysaccharide kinase InaA family protein, giving the protein MAVQCAAETDVAPQDRFEYFWNRRGEWVEEPNVRRGGESGVQRVRGDDGTLLYAKRQTGHIYRSWLHPFGRPTVLREQDALIGLRELNVRVPDIVFCGAQPDPVHKWRALLVTKSLDGFEEIEHWYAGGGRERHGEAVHERVLKDLAENLARMHKGRWQHSCIYIKHVFVRVTGEGEAATVEIALIDLEKCRRRLTAQRAAAHDLKQLRRHSSFSDTDWKNLVYFYETAFGSAIKGL; this is encoded by the coding sequence ATGGCAGTTCAATGTGCAGCAGAAACGGACGTCGCTCCTCAGGACCGCTTTGAGTATTTCTGGAATCGGCGCGGTGAGTGGGTGGAAGAACCCAACGTCCGTCGTGGCGGGGAAAGCGGTGTGCAGCGGGTCAGAGGCGATGATGGAACGTTGCTCTACGCCAAGCGCCAGACCGGGCATATCTATCGCAGTTGGCTGCACCCCTTCGGGCGACCGACGGTGCTGCGCGAGCAGGATGCCCTGATCGGCCTGCGTGAACTGAACGTGCGCGTTCCCGACATCGTTTTCTGCGGTGCGCAGCCCGATCCTGTGCACAAGTGGCGTGCGTTGCTGGTGACCAAGTCACTGGACGGTTTCGAGGAAATCGAACACTGGTACGCCGGCGGTGGACGTGAGCGTCATGGCGAGGCGGTTCACGAGCGGGTCCTGAAGGACCTGGCCGAGAATCTGGCACGGATGCACAAGGGACGTTGGCAGCATAGTTGCATCTACATCAAACACGTATTTGTCCGGGTGACCGGTGAAGGCGAAGCGGCCACTGTCGAGATCGCCCTGATCGATCTGGAGAAGTGCCGGCGGCGCTTGACCGCACAGCGTGCGGCGGCTCACGACCTGAAACAATTGCGCCGCCATTCGTCGTTCAGCGATACAGACTGGAAGAATCTGGTCTACTTTTATGAGACGGCGTTTGGCAGCGCTATCAAAGGTTTATAG